In Streptomyces violaceusniger Tu 4113, one DNA window encodes the following:
- a CDS encoding BTAD domain-containing putative transcriptional regulator, whose amino-acid sequence MDGSALRVTLLGAFRVSRGGAALPVPGARSRGLVVRLALAGGRAVEQGVLIDAIWAEDLPAGPAHALQTLVSRLRRTLGSADAVAQVAGGYRLDVDAADVDALRFEQLAADGRARLRAGDPNAAAAVLGEAVALWDDHPGAEPTAVAAVAPAAATRLAHASVEAVADLAEAELSLGHADEAAARLTALLAEHPVHERAAALLMDALAAQGRQAEALARYERIRATLADVLGTDPGAALQERHLRLLRAERPAPAADTAPTSPAERTSPAKQTSPANLPAPLTSFIGRDDDLARIDTLLAAGRLVTVLGPGGAGKTRLAIEAARRRRHAYRDGTWLIDLASVTEPAKVGAALLAAIGLRGGAMFEARMRVEGEESDVLVDQLAGRESLLLVDNCEHLIDAVAHLISALLARCAGLRVLATSREPLAIDGEGLVPLGPLTLPEPDADVGQARRTASVRLFTERAAAVRPGFDVDASNLGEVLRIVRGLDGMPLALELAAARLRTLALADLAAGLSNRFRLLTTGNRTAFPRHRTLRAVIAWSWDLLDADARTVAERIAVLPGGVTPASATAVCAGTAVPADEIRELLAGLVDRSLLQLAPDTGRYRMLETIREYGLESLAERGTLTGVRDLAARHFAELVARQDPLLRGPGQLDALHVLRAEYDNVLAALRRLCDRGDSGGADGAIGLAVNLIWYWQMLGRHSDAVYWLGEAVALPAERPSAERDIAEGMLLLHTIAIPGAPALGSIRERREELWALTERLLSRPESPGFGGFGGFGGTGGIGGIGGAVTAAGLASLEEIGASPTIIQRLVDGPDVWLAGLAHMFRAQSAEAEGRLDPVRGDVTAALECFARAGDRWGLARALPLRALLRQYDGDLDGALADLTEAKRLAREFGSLSLSDEIFIDLRWIDLQVRFGETARATEMIAATRERALRSASPEMAILLDAREAGLWVGIGDLDRARELVESAEAELSVRFPFGGGHGQGLVGAVRGALCLELGDGPGAEEALGRAYAAAVDSKDMPVVAMVAVLVAGLAALYGRYLDVAVLLGAAARLRGAHDRTDPQVRTLTSRGRAALGDERFAEAYETGRQLAAPTALTRADPARLRHAAPPAADGAGPSGFHSR is encoded by the coding sequence ATGGACGGGAGTGCGCTTCGCGTCACGCTGCTCGGCGCCTTTCGGGTGTCGCGCGGTGGCGCCGCCCTGCCCGTTCCTGGTGCCCGGTCGCGGGGTCTGGTCGTACGGCTGGCGCTCGCCGGTGGGCGCGCGGTCGAGCAGGGCGTCCTGATCGACGCGATCTGGGCCGAGGACCTGCCGGCCGGCCCCGCCCACGCCCTGCAGACCCTCGTCTCGCGGCTGCGCCGGACCCTCGGCTCGGCCGACGCCGTCGCGCAGGTCGCGGGTGGCTACCGGCTGGACGTGGACGCGGCCGACGTGGACGCGCTGCGGTTCGAGCAACTCGCCGCCGACGGCCGTGCCCGCCTGCGGGCCGGCGACCCGAATGCCGCGGCGGCCGTGCTCGGCGAGGCCGTGGCGCTATGGGACGACCACCCCGGAGCCGAGCCCACGGCCGTCGCCGCGGTCGCGCCCGCCGCCGCGACCCGGTTGGCCCACGCCTCGGTCGAGGCCGTCGCCGACCTCGCCGAGGCCGAGCTCTCCCTGGGTCATGCCGACGAGGCCGCCGCCCGCCTGACCGCCTTGCTCGCCGAGCACCCCGTTCACGAACGGGCGGCCGCGCTGCTCATGGACGCGCTCGCCGCCCAGGGCCGCCAGGCCGAGGCCCTGGCCCGGTACGAGCGGATCCGCGCAACCCTGGCCGACGTCCTCGGCACCGACCCCGGCGCTGCCCTGCAGGAGCGCCATCTGCGCCTGCTGCGCGCCGAGCGGCCCGCCCCGGCCGCCGACACCGCGCCGACCAGTCCGGCCGAGCGGACGAGCCCCGCCAAGCAGACCAGTCCGGCCAACCTGCCCGCGCCGCTGACCAGTTTCATCGGGCGTGACGACGACCTCGCCCGGATCGACACGCTGCTCGCCGCCGGGCGCCTGGTCACCGTGCTCGGTCCCGGCGGCGCCGGTAAGACGCGCCTCGCCATCGAGGCTGCCCGCCGTCGCCGCCACGCGTACCGCGACGGCACCTGGTTGATCGACCTCGCCTCGGTCACCGAGCCGGCCAAGGTGGGCGCGGCGCTGCTGGCCGCGATCGGGCTGCGCGGCGGCGCGATGTTCGAGGCCCGGATGAGGGTCGAGGGCGAGGAGTCGGACGTACTCGTCGACCAGCTCGCCGGCCGGGAGAGCCTGCTGCTGGTCGACAACTGCGAGCATCTGATCGACGCCGTGGCGCACCTGATCTCGGCGCTGCTGGCCCGCTGCGCCGGGCTGCGGGTGCTGGCCACTAGCCGGGAGCCGCTGGCGATCGACGGCGAGGGGCTGGTCCCGCTCGGCCCGCTCACCCTGCCCGAGCCCGACGCGGACGTCGGGCAGGCTCGTCGTACGGCGTCGGTGCGCCTGTTCACCGAGCGGGCGGCGGCCGTGCGGCCCGGGTTCGACGTCGACGCGTCCAACCTCGGCGAGGTGCTGCGCATCGTCCGCGGCCTGGACGGCATGCCGCTCGCGCTCGAACTGGCCGCGGCCCGCCTGCGAACGCTCGCGCTGGCCGATCTGGCCGCCGGGCTGTCCAACCGGTTCCGCCTGCTCACCACCGGCAATCGGACCGCCTTCCCGCGCCACCGCACGCTGCGGGCGGTCATCGCGTGGAGCTGGGACCTGCTCGACGCGGACGCGCGTACGGTCGCGGAGCGGATCGCGGTGCTGCCCGGCGGCGTCACGCCGGCCTCGGCCACCGCGGTCTGTGCCGGTACCGCGGTGCCGGCCGACGAGATCCGGGAGCTGCTCGCGGGCCTGGTCGACCGGTCGTTGCTGCAACTCGCGCCGGACACCGGCCGGTACCGGATGCTGGAGACGATCCGCGAGTACGGCCTGGAGAGCCTGGCCGAGCGGGGCACCCTGACCGGCGTGCGGGACCTGGCGGCCCGCCACTTCGCCGAGCTGGTCGCCCGCCAGGACCCGCTGTTGCGCGGTCCTGGGCAGCTGGACGCGCTCCATGTGCTGCGCGCCGAGTACGACAACGTGCTCGCCGCCCTGCGCCGCCTCTGCGATAGGGGCGACTCCGGCGGCGCCGACGGCGCGATCGGGCTCGCGGTGAACCTGATCTGGTACTGGCAGATGCTCGGCCGCCACTCCGACGCGGTCTACTGGCTCGGCGAGGCGGTCGCGTTGCCGGCCGAGCGGCCGAGTGCGGAGCGCGACATCGCCGAGGGGATGCTGCTGCTCCACACCATCGCCATCCCGGGCGCGCCGGCCCTCGGTTCGATCAGGGAGCGGCGCGAGGAGCTGTGGGCGCTCACCGAGCGGCTGCTGAGCCGGCCGGAGTCGCCGGGCTTCGGCGGCTTTGGTGGCTTTGGCGGCACCGGCGGCATTGGCGGCATTGGCGGCGCTGTGACCGCGGCCGGGCTGGCCTCCCTGGAGGAGATCGGAGCGTCGCCGACGATCATCCAGCGGCTGGTCGACGGACCGGACGTGTGGCTGGCCGGACTGGCCCACATGTTCCGGGCCCAGTCCGCCGAGGCCGAGGGCCGCCTCGATCCGGTCCGCGGCGATGTGACCGCCGCCCTGGAGTGCTTCGCCCGGGCGGGCGACCGCTGGGGCCTGGCCAGGGCGCTGCCGCTGCGCGCGCTGCTGCGGCAGTACGACGGCGATCTCGACGGCGCGCTGGCCGACCTGACCGAGGCGAAACGGCTGGCCCGCGAGTTCGGGTCGCTCAGCCTCAGCGACGAGATCTTCATCGACCTGCGATGGATCGATCTGCAGGTGCGGTTCGGCGAGACCGCACGGGCGACCGAGATGATCGCCGCGACCCGGGAGCGCGCGCTGCGCTCGGCGTCGCCCGAGATGGCGATTCTCCTCGACGCGCGGGAGGCCGGCCTGTGGGTAGGGATCGGGGACTTGGATCGGGCGCGTGAGCTGGTCGAGTCGGCCGAGGCCGAGCTGTCCGTGCGGTTCCCGTTCGGCGGCGGCCACGGGCAGGGGTTGGTCGGCGCGGTGCGGGGCGCGCTCTGTCTCGAACTCGGCGACGGGCCGGGCGCCGAGGAGGCGCTGGGCCGGGCGTACGCGGCGGCGGTCGACAGCAAGGACATGCCGGTCGTGGCGATGGTCGCGGTGCTCGTGGCCGGCCTTGCCGCGCTGTACGGGCGCTACCTCGACGTGGCCGTTCTGCTCGGCGCGGCGGCCCGCCTGCGGGGTGCCCACGACCGTACCGATCCGCAGGTCCGCACGCTGACCAGCCGCGGCCGGGCCGCGCTCGGAGACGAGCGCTTCGCCGAGGCGTACGAGACCGGCCGGCAGCTGGCCGCGCCGACGGCCCTGACCCGGGCCGACCCGGCACGACTGCGCCATGCGGCGCCGCCCGCGGCGGACGGCGCCGGACCTTCCGGCTTTCACTCGCGGTGA